A window of Macrobrachium rosenbergii isolate ZJJX-2024 chromosome 58, ASM4041242v1, whole genome shotgun sequence genomic DNA:
ctaagttttgcctcagtagtagcaaaacctagaaaccaacagaaagagacaaataaagtaaccaaaataagaagcacaaaggtagagtcaaaaaaagaatcgctgaaaagacgccttacagattcatcagaatctattgacgatggtaatgcgaagacaaggttcagtagaaccaacaaggaagacgtcaacttagagctaaaaaaaattgaagtgtcagttgagacacaccctccaccatctgcctctttggaggcggggccagcactcgctggcccggtgccagcttctgttggtgccagctcctctttggaggacaaaccagcagatgctggtcccccagcgccagtccttgctggtgcttctgcctctttaaaggcagagctggctactgccagcaatagcaagacAGTTGAGGAGGTCTCTTTAGAGAACACCTCTGCTCTCTCCATCTcgattgagacagagagaaaagaaactaaaaaaccgctcagtgtcaaagacactgaaggaaaggatgttggctctttcaaggtggttattccccccaagaagccaacaaaactgcccattaaattgTCCTCCCCAAATAGAAAAAAGAACCCTCCCAATCttgtaaaaaggaaccatactgatggtcccagacagaaataaattcaattcacttctataattcagtggaactgtcagggactcgagcaaagtatgaggaagtgaagcttttgctctatgagcattccctgttggggtatgtttgcaagagaccatgctaggtgaatataccccttgtcctagggaatatgttcacttcagagctgaatttgatttggaagtgggaaatcacggtggatccctcatctacatccgtcgagatactccacactacaaagtaaaactaagcactccacttcaagctgtggctgtacggattaatttaagaaggcagtATACCATATGTTTCCgagaggacttaatatccttaatgtggcagctaccagagccatttcttcttcttggtgacttcaacagcagacatccattgtggggagatgtaacatcaaaccaaaaagggaatatgatggcatctatcgtagaaaatgaagatataggccttcttaatactggagaacctacccattatcacattcagactggtactgtctcctgcattgacctttcaatttgtagctctaattgcagtgttgattttagttggagaacaagtgatgactggcataccagtga
This region includes:
- the LOC136837178 gene encoding uncharacterized protein; the encoded protein is MLLVESIFPEESMKLMSLSALAGVTVECTPHSSLNCSKGLIYAPQLMGFSEEKLSNELKDQGVIKVNRITKKVDRDRIPQPTLILTFNTLRLPEYVSAAWHRYKIKQYIPRPRRCFHCQRFGHTLQTCRSKIQENPAVCVNCGDDEHGMCTREPKCVHCGEGHASSSQQCDIYLFEKEIQALRVMERITFKEARERAKAKIVRPGLSFASVVAKPRNQQKETNKVTKIRSTKVESKKESLKRRLTDSSESIDDGNAKTRFSRTNKEDVNLELKKIEVSVETHPPPSASLEAGPALAGPVPASVGASSSLEDKPADAGPPAPVLAGASASLKAELATASNSKTVEEVSLENTSALSISIETERKETKKPLSVKDTEGKDVGSFKVVIPPKKPTKLPIKLSSPNRKKNPPNLVKRNHTDGPRQK